A genome region from Nicotiana tabacum cultivar K326 chromosome 13, ASM71507v2, whole genome shotgun sequence includes the following:
- the LOC107771626 gene encoding uncharacterized protein LOC107771626 codes for MDINHHLKLTTSTWQPTMANIDDHIFDDHHHHHQQQQLQQRQFPFDQNPIWPSFPLQNPHHHLPSFSSELQQQQQQRQQQQVPFDHAVNNHVQTLIEDHHDQEPEDDEEEEEEEELGAMKEMMFKIAAMQPVDIDPATIRKPKRRNVRISNDPQSVAARLRRERISEKIRILQRLVPGGTKMDTASMLDEAIRYVKFLKRQIRQLQLPNHHLPPSHVPTVPCPSTENWANIITPTKALILGSSSITTTTIATATTFVGNNASDPTYEVIGN; via the coding sequence ATGGATATCAACCACCACCTTAAGCTCACAACCTCCACTTGGCAACCAACCATGGCCAATATAGATGACCATATCTTCGacgatcatcatcatcatcatcaacaacaacaactgcaACAACGACAATTTccttttgatcaaaaccccatTTGGCCTAGTTTTCCTCTTCAAAACCCCCACCATCACCTTCCCTCTTTCTCAAGCGaattgcaacaacaacaacaacaacgacaacaacaacaagtcCCTTTTGATCATGCTGTAAACAATCATGTTCAAACATTAATAGAAGATCATCATGATCAAGAACCCGAggacgatgaagaagaagaagaggaggaggagctAGGAGCTATGAAAGAAATGATGTTCAAGATTGCAGCTATGCAACCAGTGGATATTGATCCTGCCACCATTCGAAAACCTAAAAGGCGAAACGTCCGAATTAGCAACGATCCACAGAGCGTTGCAGCCAGGCTACGCCGCGAAAGAATCAGTGAAAAAATTAGGATCTTGCAAAGATTAGTCCCTGGTGGAACTAAAATGGACACTGCTTCCATGTTAGATGAAGCCATTCGCTATGTTAAGTTTTTAAAAAGGCAAATTCGTCAATTACAATTGCCAAATCATCACCTTCCACCATCACATGTACCAACAGTTCCGTGCCCTAGTACTGAAAATTGGGCAAATATTATCACACCAACAAAAGCTCTAATTCTTGGCTCCTCCAGTATCACCACCACTACCATCGCCACTGCCACAACCTTTGTTGGTAATAATGCATCAGATCCTACGTATGAGGTAATTGGTAATTAG